A part of Chitinimonas koreensis genomic DNA contains:
- a CDS encoding chalcone isomerase family protein, with amino-acid sequence MLMAAGLLLAAGLPRAQEIAFDGARFEAARSLGGDTLLCNGVGKRTILFFDAYHAALYAGARYADFDALRQADQPRILELRLLRDAPLSLLEKVVTDGIRDNAPPGALPGLQARTQMLLATMRAVRSLNKGDVLEIVYTGGATHLKINQARVGADIAGKDFNDALLSIWLGAHPIDSGLKRQLLGMK; translated from the coding sequence CCTTCGACGGCGCCCGCTTCGAAGCGGCGCGCAGCCTGGGCGGCGACACCTTGCTGTGCAACGGCGTCGGCAAGCGGACCATCCTGTTCTTCGACGCCTACCACGCCGCGCTGTACGCCGGCGCCCGCTACGCCGATTTCGACGCGCTGCGCCAGGCCGACCAGCCGCGCATCCTCGAACTGCGGCTGCTGCGCGACGCGCCGCTGTCGCTGCTGGAAAAGGTGGTCACCGACGGCATCCGCGACAACGCCCCGCCCGGCGCCCTGCCCGGCCTGCAGGCACGCACCCAGATGCTGCTGGCCACCATGCGGGCAGTGCGCTCGCTGAACAAGGGCGACGTGCTGGAGATCGTCTACACGGGCGGCGCCACCCACCTGAAGATCAACCAGGCGCGGGTCGGGGCCGATATCGCGGGCAAGGATTTCAACGACGCGTTGCTGTCGATCTGGCTGGGTGCGCATCCGATCGATAGCGGGTTGAAGCGGCAGTTGCTCGGGATGAAATGA
- a CDS encoding HlyD family secretion protein, with the protein MRIEWMAPALLLALAGCGRDEPAAWHGYVEAEPVRLAAPVGGRLAALAVERGDTVAAGQPLFRLEQDSERAAVGEAAARAEQARAQADDLASGKRPDELAVTAAGLAAAQAALKQSESDLRRQGELARAGFVSGAHLDALRARRDADAAKVTEMAAQLRAGRLAGREASRAAAQAGTAAAEAQLAQRQWTLAQKTVAAPLAARVEERYYRVGEWVPAGSPVLSLLAPGAVKARFWVPEPARARLRPGSRVNLACDGCGAPVAATVRYVAREAEFTPPLIYSKENRAKLVFLAEATPLAAADAARLPPGLPLDVTPAAAP; encoded by the coding sequence ATGCGAATTGAATGGATGGCGCCGGCCCTGCTGCTGGCCCTGGCGGGATGCGGGCGCGACGAGCCGGCGGCGTGGCACGGCTACGTCGAGGCCGAGCCGGTGCGGCTGGCGGCGCCGGTCGGCGGCCGGCTGGCGGCGCTGGCGGTCGAGCGCGGCGATACGGTGGCGGCCGGCCAGCCCTTGTTCCGGCTCGAGCAGGACAGCGAGCGCGCCGCCGTCGGCGAGGCCGCGGCGCGGGCCGAGCAGGCGCGCGCGCAGGCCGACGACCTGGCCAGCGGCAAGCGGCCCGACGAGCTGGCTGTGACCGCCGCCGGCCTGGCCGCCGCGCAGGCGGCGCTCAAGCAGTCCGAATCCGACCTGCGCCGGCAGGGCGAGCTGGCCCGCGCCGGCTTCGTCTCCGGCGCCCATCTCGACGCCCTGCGCGCGCGGCGCGACGCCGATGCGGCCAAGGTGACCGAGATGGCGGCCCAGCTGCGCGCCGGCCGGCTGGCCGGCCGCGAGGCGAGCCGCGCCGCGGCGCAGGCCGGCACCGCCGCGGCCGAGGCGCAGCTGGCGCAGCGGCAATGGACGCTGGCGCAGAAGACGGTGGCGGCGCCGCTGGCTGCGCGGGTGGAGGAACGCTATTACCGGGTCGGCGAATGGGTGCCGGCCGGCAGCCCGGTGCTGAGCCTCCTGGCGCCCGGCGCGGTGAAGGCGCGCTTCTGGGTGCCCGAGCCGGCGCGCGCGCGATTGCGGCCCGGCAGCAGGGTGAACCTGGCCTGCGACGGCTGCGGCGCGCCGGTGGCCGCCACGGTGCGCTACGTGGCGCGCGAGGCCGAGTTCACCCCGCCGCTGATCTACAGCAAGGAGAACCGCGCCAAGCTGGTGTTCCTGGCCGAGGCGACGCCGCTGGCGGCGGCCGACGCCGCGCGGCTACCGCCCGGCCTGCCGCTCGACGTGACGCCGGCGGCGGCGCCATGA
- a CDS encoding RipA family octameric membrane protein produces MAELEKDENQQPGNSIAVGVGVVVNNSSDQNEEHPDVSALKALFKTTLETRNFEISMLVQRNNFFMIFQGVLFAGLIQSSHQKPIVSFMVCLAGFLVSFFQIKMAAGAKFWQEYWEQALHKIEGELLRSMDARKSGRRYKFQLFHDEIHIYEKMVRDRLKCNGDGFINRLIMSRYSVSRVPIYVAIVLAAIWFTLVLCTLRAYPPLAIPSFIVGF; encoded by the coding sequence ATGGCTGAACTAGAAAAGGATGAGAATCAACAGCCCGGCAATTCAATTGCTGTTGGTGTTGGTGTTGTAGTCAACAACTCATCGGATCAAAACGAGGAACACCCAGATGTTTCCGCACTTAAGGCACTATTTAAGACAACACTTGAAACCAGAAATTTCGAAATCTCAATGTTGGTTCAACGAAACAACTTTTTCATGATATTTCAAGGTGTGCTTTTTGCTGGGCTAATTCAGTCGTCACACCAAAAGCCTATTGTTAGCTTTATGGTTTGCCTCGCTGGATTCTTGGTTTCATTTTTTCAAATTAAAATGGCCGCCGGAGCTAAATTCTGGCAAGAATATTGGGAGCAAGCTCTCCATAAAATTGAGGGCGAGTTGCTCCGGAGTATGGATGCCCGAAAGAGTGGGCGTCGTTATAAATTCCAACTCTTCCATGATGAGATACATATCTATGAAAAGATGGTTCGCGATAGGCTAAAATGCAATGGAGACGGTTTCATTAATAGACTTATTATGAGCCGCTACTCGGTTAGCAGGGTTCCAATATATGTTGCAATTGTGCTTGCAGCTATTTGGTTCACTCTTGTCCTGTGTACGTTGCGCGCATATCCACCACTTGCCATTCCTTCATTTATTGTTGGCTTCTAA
- a CDS encoding helix-turn-helix domain-containing protein, which translates to MESRDYETLRRDISHNLRRLRRDAGLSQEELSLQAGLDRSYVSRIERAVVNPSLMVLATLASTLNRDVMELLAPSAYKL; encoded by the coding sequence ATGGAAAGCCGTGATTACGAAACGCTGCGACGCGATATTTCGCACAACCTTAGGCGCCTGCGCCGCGACGCCGGGCTGTCTCAGGAAGAACTCAGCCTGCAGGCCGGGTTGGACCGAAGCTATGTGAGCCGAATCGAACGCGCGGTGGTCAATCCTTCGCTCATGGTGCTCGCAACCCTGGCATCCACCCTGAATCGCGACGTCATGGAACTGCTGGCCCCATCGGCCTACAAGCTCTAG
- a CDS encoding 4'-phosphopantetheinyl transferase family protein gives MAVGRDTRIGVDVESLDRPIGAAVVGRVLTADEAKALCALPAEQRGRRFVELWTLKESWLKAIGTGLDVPPRRMEFAFVERALIQAKFDESLIETIGNWQFLQFMMGGSRLVAICTDQTVSPAPRCWRTLPLEHAMPDQPVLSRCSQRVR, from the coding sequence ATGGCGGTCGGGCGGGATACGCGCATCGGGGTCGATGTCGAATCGCTGGATCGGCCGATTGGCGCTGCCGTCGTCGGGCGTGTGCTGACGGCTGACGAGGCGAAGGCCTTGTGCGCCTTGCCAGCGGAACAGCGGGGCCGGCGTTTCGTCGAGCTGTGGACCTTGAAGGAGAGTTGGCTCAAGGCGATCGGTACAGGGTTGGATGTTCCGCCTCGGCGGATGGAGTTTGCGTTCGTCGAGAGAGCATTAATCCAAGCCAAGTTCGATGAGTCTCTGATTGAAACCATCGGCAACTGGCAATTCCTTCAATTCATGATGGGCGGTAGCCGCCTAGTGGCGATCTGCACCGACCAAACGGTCTCCCCTGCCCCAAGATGCTGGCGTACGCTGCCGCTGGAACATGCAATGCCAGATCAACCAGTACTGAGCCGATGCAGTCAACGAGTACGATGA
- a CDS encoding GlsB/YeaQ/YmgE family stress response membrane protein, with the protein MSFIWFLIVGLVAGWLAGLLVKGGGFGLIGNLVVGVVGAFLGGFLFRVFGASGGGGLLGSIIVATIGAVVLLFLVRLIKR; encoded by the coding sequence ATGAGCTTTATCTGGTTCCTGATCGTGGGCCTGGTCGCAGGCTGGTTGGCCGGCCTGCTGGTCAAAGGCGGCGGCTTCGGCCTCATCGGCAATCTGGTGGTCGGGGTGGTCGGCGCCTTTCTCGGCGGCTTCCTGTTCCGCGTCTTCGGGGCATCGGGCGGCGGCGGCCTGCTGGGCAGCATCATCGTGGCGACCATCGGCGCGGTCGTGCTGCTGTTCCTGGTGCGGTTGATCAAGCGCTAG
- a CDS encoding ABC transporter ATP-binding protein yields MSGHVDPAMGAPERQANADDVIDVAGLTKRYGDKTVVDGLSMRVRRGEIYGFLGPNGSGKTTSIRMMCGLLTPDAGQGHTLGYDVVKEAAAIKREVGYMTQRFGLYDDLSIRENLDFVARVYGMDRRRERVDQALSRLGLEGRQKQLAGSLSGGWKQRLALAACMLHEPRLLLLDEPTAGVDPKARRDFWDEIHHLARQGITVLVSTHYMDEAERCHRLGYIAYGRLLAMGTPAELVRGSALSTWTIAGEGAGELADALEAAPGVEMVTRFGNALHVSGADEARLAAAVAPYRERAGLRFEHGEPALEDVFIHLMRQSADNFPGGGR; encoded by the coding sequence ATGAGCGGGCATGTCGACCCGGCCATGGGCGCGCCCGAGCGCCAGGCGAACGCCGACGACGTGATCGACGTGGCCGGCCTGACCAAGCGCTACGGCGACAAGACGGTGGTCGACGGCCTCAGCATGCGGGTGCGGCGCGGCGAGATCTACGGCTTCCTCGGCCCCAACGGCTCGGGCAAGACCACCTCGATCCGCATGATGTGCGGCCTGCTCACGCCTGACGCCGGCCAGGGCCATACGCTGGGCTACGACGTGGTGAAGGAGGCCGCCGCGATCAAGCGCGAGGTCGGCTACATGACGCAGCGCTTCGGCCTCTACGACGACCTCAGCATCCGCGAGAACCTCGATTTCGTCGCCCGCGTCTACGGCATGGACCGGCGCCGCGAGCGGGTCGACCAGGCCTTGAGCCGGCTCGGCCTCGAGGGCCGCCAGAAGCAGCTGGCCGGCAGCCTGTCGGGCGGCTGGAAGCAGCGGCTGGCGCTGGCCGCCTGCATGCTGCACGAGCCGCGCCTGCTGCTGCTCGACGAGCCCACCGCCGGCGTCGACCCCAAGGCGCGGCGCGACTTCTGGGACGAGATCCACCACCTCGCCCGCCAGGGCATCACCGTGCTGGTGTCGACCCACTACATGGACGAGGCCGAGCGCTGCCACCGGCTGGGCTACATCGCCTACGGCCGGCTGCTGGCGATGGGCACGCCGGCCGAGCTGGTGCGCGGCTCGGCGCTGTCGACCTGGACCATCGCCGGCGAGGGCGCCGGCGAGCTGGCCGATGCGCTGGAAGCCGCGCCCGGCGTGGAGATGGTGACGCGCTTCGGCAATGCGCTGCACGTCAGCGGCGCCGACGAGGCGCGGCTGGCCGCGGCGGTCGCGCCCTACCGCGAACGGGCCGGCCTGCGCTTCGAGCACGGCGAGCCGGCGCTCGAGGACGTGTTCATCCACCTGATGCGGCAATCGGCCGACAACTTCCCGGGCGGCGGGCGATGA
- a CDS encoding D-alanine--D-alanine ligase family protein produces MQSTQILPSSPDGQTNQAITVGLFFGGRSAEHAVSLRSAATIHAALRSAGYRVVPIGIERSGTWRHMPLTGETFHRDVDPNACAVALAPGGAGQLIARDGAPDAGGLPRIDVAFPALHGPFGEDGCLQGLFETCGVPYVGATVLAGALTMDKEVTKRLLRDAGLPVVPYHLHVAGKPTPTWQALSGDLGPRLYVKPASLGSSIGTAPADDEASFARALAGAREHGEKVLIERRIVGRELECGVLETAQGPVASVVGEIMTGTQDAFYDYDTKYADNSPATVEVPAQLTAETASRIRAMAVEAFQTLSCRGLARVDFFLGEQGELFINEVNTLPGFTSISLYPRMFEASGISIDKQVTRLVEQALARA; encoded by the coding sequence ATGCAATCGACTCAGATCCTGCCGTCGTCGCCCGACGGCCAAACCAACCAAGCGATCACGGTGGGCCTGTTCTTCGGCGGCCGCTCCGCGGAGCACGCCGTTTCGCTGCGGTCGGCAGCGACCATCCATGCGGCGCTGCGCAGCGCCGGCTACCGGGTCGTGCCGATCGGGATCGAACGCTCCGGCACCTGGCGCCACATGCCCTTGACGGGGGAGACGTTCCATCGCGATGTCGACCCGAATGCCTGCGCGGTCGCGCTGGCGCCCGGCGGCGCCGGCCAGCTGATCGCCCGCGACGGCGCGCCCGATGCAGGCGGACTGCCGCGTATCGACGTCGCCTTCCCCGCCCTACATGGGCCGTTCGGCGAGGATGGCTGCCTGCAAGGGCTGTTCGAGACCTGCGGCGTCCCCTACGTCGGCGCGACCGTGCTGGCCGGCGCCCTCACGATGGACAAGGAGGTGACGAAGCGTCTGCTGCGCGATGCCGGCCTGCCCGTCGTCCCCTACCACCTGCACGTCGCGGGCAAGCCGACGCCCACCTGGCAGGCCCTGAGCGGCGACCTCGGACCGCGGCTGTACGTCAAGCCGGCATCGCTCGGCTCGTCGATCGGCACCGCGCCGGCGGACGACGAGGCGTCGTTCGCACGGGCGCTGGCGGGCGCGCGCGAACACGGCGAGAAGGTGCTGATCGAGCGGCGCATCGTCGGCCGCGAACTCGAATGCGGCGTATTGGAGACCGCCCAGGGGCCGGTGGCGTCGGTGGTCGGCGAGATCATGACCGGGACCCAGGATGCGTTCTACGACTACGACACCAAGTACGCCGACAACAGCCCCGCGACGGTCGAAGTCCCGGCGCAACTGACGGCCGAGACCGCCAGCCGCATCCGCGCGATGGCGGTCGAGGCATTCCAGACGCTGAGTTGCCGCGGGCTGGCGCGCGTCGATTTCTTCCTCGGCGAACAGGGCGAACTGTTCATCAACGAGGTCAACACGCTGCCGGGGTTCACTTCGATCAGCCTGTATCCCAGGATGTTCGAAGCCTCGGGAATCAGCATCGACAAGCAGGTGACGCGCCTCGTCGAACAGGCGCTGGCGCGCGCCTGA
- a CDS encoding glycosyltransferase — MHILISCVGSAGDVYPFLAIGRALKQRGHRVELLTSAWFQQRVEAAGLGCIPLGTLDDYRSSVDDPDLWHPRRAFATVWKHVEPQLRAGYRALARRAGADTVLVGSTLAWHSRLAEEKLGLPGATVHLSPSCLFSAQEPPVWPGMGWLGRLPPWAAGALQSAVERLVLDPVVRPGINEIRAELGLPPVRRIISRWSNSPGRVICAFPDWFAAPQADWPPHTVTTGFPRWGAAAGAVLDPALTRFLRDGPPPIGITPGSAMAHGRDYFARALAACDALGRRAVLVTPYRDQLPERLPPFAHHVAYVPFDLLAPRLAAFVHHGGIGTLAQGLAAGVPQLVAPFAHDQFDNGVRLARLGAGAWLKPDAKVGDWARTLRDLVADPAVAHACAELAARMGGAEAAPMRIAEMIEALHPAA, encoded by the coding sequence ATGCACATCCTGATCTCCTGCGTCGGCAGCGCCGGCGACGTCTATCCCTTTCTCGCCATCGGCCGCGCGCTCAAGCAGCGCGGCCACCGTGTCGAGCTGCTGACCTCGGCCTGGTTCCAGCAGCGGGTCGAGGCGGCCGGCCTCGGCTGCATCCCGCTCGGCACGCTCGACGACTACCGCAGCAGTGTGGACGACCCCGACCTGTGGCACCCGCGCCGCGCCTTCGCCACCGTGTGGAAGCACGTCGAGCCGCAGCTGCGCGCCGGCTACCGGGCGCTGGCCAGGCGGGCCGGGGCCGATACGGTGCTGGTCGGCAGCACGCTGGCCTGGCACAGCCGGCTGGCCGAGGAAAAGCTGGGCCTGCCCGGCGCCACCGTGCACCTGTCGCCGAGCTGCCTGTTCTCGGCCCAAGAGCCGCCGGTCTGGCCCGGCATGGGCTGGCTCGGCCGGTTGCCGCCGTGGGCCGCGGGCGCCCTCCAGTCGGCGGTGGAGCGGCTGGTGCTGGACCCGGTGGTACGGCCCGGCATCAACGAGATCCGCGCCGAGCTGGGCTTGCCGCCGGTGCGCCGCATCATCAGCCGGTGGAGCAATTCGCCCGGCCGCGTCATCTGCGCCTTTCCCGACTGGTTCGCCGCGCCGCAAGCGGACTGGCCGCCGCACACCGTCACCACCGGCTTCCCGCGCTGGGGCGCCGCCGCCGGCGCGGTGCTCGATCCGGCGCTGACGCGCTTCCTGCGGGACGGTCCGCCGCCGATCGGCATCACGCCGGGCTCGGCCATGGCGCACGGCCGCGATTACTTCGCCCGCGCGCTGGCCGCCTGCGACGCGCTCGGCCGCCGCGCGGTGCTGGTCACGCCCTACCGCGACCAGCTGCCCGAGCGGCTGCCGCCGTTCGCCCACCACGTCGCTTACGTGCCGTTCGACCTGCTGGCGCCGCGGCTGGCGGCCTTCGTCCACCACGGCGGCATCGGCACGCTGGCGCAGGGCCTGGCGGCCGGCGTGCCGCAGCTGGTGGCGCCGTTTGCCCATGACCAGTTCGACAACGGCGTGCGGCTGGCGCGGCTCGGCGCCGGCGCCTGGCTGAAGCCCGATGCCAAGGTCGGCGACTGGGCCCGCACGCTGCGCGACCTGGTCGCCGATCCGGCGGTGGCGCATGCCTGCGCCGAGCTGGCGGCGCGGATGGGCGGCGCGGAGGCGGCGCCGATGCGCATCGCCGAGATGATCGAAGCGCTGCATCCGGCGGCGTAG
- a CDS encoding VOC family protein, with protein sequence MFSHLFIGITDFDRAFAFYSALMDCLGIEPRFCDRSRPWAGWQTAGGPRPLFLIGRPYDQQPHQPGNGQMAAFMAERRAQVDEAHRLALAHGGTSEGLPGLRPEYHPHYYGTYFRDPDGNKLCVVCHAPED encoded by the coding sequence GTGTTCTCGCACCTCTTCATCGGCATCACCGACTTCGACCGCGCCTTCGCGTTCTACAGCGCCCTGATGGACTGCCTCGGCATCGAGCCGCGCTTCTGCGACCGCAGCCGCCCCTGGGCCGGCTGGCAGACGGCCGGCGGCCCGCGCCCGCTGTTCCTGATCGGCCGGCCCTACGACCAGCAGCCGCACCAGCCCGGCAACGGGCAGATGGCCGCCTTCATGGCCGAGCGCCGCGCGCAGGTCGACGAGGCTCACCGGCTCGCGCTGGCCCACGGCGGCACATCGGAAGGCCTGCCCGGCCTGCGGCCCGAATATCACCCGCATTACTACGGCACCTATTTCCGCGATCCGGACGGCAACAAGCTCTGCGTCGTCTGCCATGCGCCGGAAGACTGA
- a CDS encoding tetratricopeptide repeat protein, whose translation MNRAARPLRIIRYAWAAPCSAVGLVLAGLALLLGGTARTRSGVLEVALRRDARAVDFPFGAITFGHVVLGLNEPMLDRLRAHEFVHVGQYERWGLAFFLVYPVSSLWQWLRGGIPTGTIISKSKRGMRTSSKKDVGIPGNEFMPCREPGLEYLDSEWRSSIQVEKKNLMRRMYVLAATLFVLISGHMAEAAPMELPNEVHEKIVRLSKAGDALVEKSQYRAAVEKYIEALQLLPEPITDWEACTWPLTAIGDAHFLAGSHEYAQKALSDAMHCPGAVGNPFIHMRLGQAQFELGNMDRAADELARAYLQEGKKLFDGENPKYLAFIKTKLQPPPGGWPSGW comes from the coding sequence ATGAATCGCGCCGCCCGACCGCTCCGGATCATCCGCTATGCCTGGGCCGCACCTTGCTCGGCGGTCGGCCTCGTGCTGGCCGGCCTGGCGCTGCTGCTCGGCGGCACGGCGCGGACCCGGTCGGGCGTGCTCGAGGTCGCGCTGCGGCGCGATGCGCGCGCGGTCGATTTTCCCTTCGGCGCCATCACCTTCGGCCATGTCGTGCTCGGGCTGAACGAGCCGATGCTCGATCGATTGCGTGCGCATGAATTCGTGCATGTCGGCCAATACGAGCGCTGGGGGCTGGCCTTTTTCCTGGTCTATCCTGTTTCCAGCCTGTGGCAATGGCTGCGGGGCGGAATCCCTACTGGGACAATCATTTCGAAATCGAAGCGCGGGATGCGGACAAGCAGCAAGAAAGACGTCGGTATACCGGGCAATGAATTTATGCCGTGCCGAGAACCAGGCCTTGAATACCTGGATTCCGAATGGCGCTCATCCATCCAGGTCGAAAAGAAGAATCTGATGCGTCGAATGTACGTTCTTGCTGCAACACTGTTCGTCCTGATTTCCGGCCATATGGCCGAGGCGGCCCCCATGGAACTCCCGAACGAAGTGCACGAAAAAATCGTCCGGCTCTCGAAGGCCGGCGATGCGCTCGTCGAGAAAAGCCAATACCGGGCAGCCGTCGAAAAATACATCGAAGCGCTCCAGCTCCTGCCCGAGCCGATCACCGATTGGGAAGCCTGTACCTGGCCGCTGACGGCCATCGGCGATGCCCATTTCCTGGCGGGCAGCCATGAATATGCACAGAAGGCGCTATCCGATGCCATGCATTGTCCCGGCGCGGTCGGCAATCCATTCATCCATATGAGACTGGGCCAGGCGCAGTTCGAGCTCGGCAATATGGATCGGGCCGCAGATGAACTCGCCCGAGCCTATCTGCAGGAGGGCAAGAAGCTCTTCGACGGTGAGAATCCAAAATACCTTGCGTTCATCAAAACCAAGCTGCAGCCCCCGCCAGGCGGATGGCCGTCGGGATGGTGA
- a CDS encoding Type 1 glutamine amidotransferase-like domain-containing protein: protein MKLLLTSAGISNASIRNALVDLLGKPIAEASALFIPTAIYALPNGGDIARRVINGSLGDPFCELGWKSLGLLELTALPSIKQELWMPMLQETDALLVGGGDCQYLSYWMRQSGLADLLPSLLQKTVYVGLSAGSMIMTRFGTTYGGHTLPADSDKSLGLLDFAILPHLDYEGFPDNSMANLEKLAATISVPSYAIDDQTAIKVMDGTVEVVSEGHWKLLRQVAIP, encoded by the coding sequence ATGAAACTGCTCCTCACCTCCGCCGGCATCAGCAACGCGAGTATTCGTAATGCGCTGGTCGACCTCCTGGGCAAGCCGATCGCCGAGGCGAGCGCCCTTTTTATCCCGACGGCCATCTATGCCTTGCCCAATGGCGGCGATATCGCAAGAAGGGTGATCAATGGATCGCTGGGCGATCCGTTCTGCGAATTGGGGTGGAAGTCCCTGGGCCTGCTGGAGCTCACCGCGCTGCCCAGCATCAAGCAGGAACTCTGGATGCCCATGCTGCAGGAGACCGATGCCCTGCTGGTCGGCGGCGGCGATTGCCAATACCTGAGCTACTGGATGCGGCAATCCGGACTGGCAGACCTGCTGCCGTCGCTATTGCAAAAGACGGTCTATGTGGGGCTCAGCGCGGGGAGCATGATCATGACCCGCTTCGGCACGACCTACGGTGGCCATACGCTGCCGGCCGATAGCGATAAATCGTTGGGGTTACTCGATTTTGCCATTTTGCCGCATCTGGATTATGAAGGGTTTCCAGACAATTCCATGGCTAATCTGGAGAAGCTGGCTGCCACGATATCTGTGCCGTCCTATGCAATTGACGATCAGACGGCTATTAAGGTGATGGATGGCACCGTCGAAGTCGTTTCCGAGGGGCATTGGAAATTACTTAGGCAAGTTGCGATACCCTGA
- a CDS encoding 4'-phosphopantetheinyl transferase family protein has protein sequence MTGNSGGLTRDSRDVTRDDSSPAGCALLPLAPGELHLWYGFPAEMAGTDLASHYAALLSEDERARHGAFLFAEDAQRYLFTRALVRTVLSRYADVAPGDWVFSRNAHGKPAVAGPDRPGCAGCRSMFPMRLGWWSWRSGGIRASGSMSNRWIGRLALPSSGVC, from the coding sequence GTGACCGGCAACAGTGGTGGACTGACCCGCGACAGTCGAGACGTGACCCGCGACGACAGCAGCCCGGCGGGCTGTGCGCTGCTGCCGCTGGCGCCGGGCGAACTGCACCTGTGGTACGGCTTTCCGGCCGAGATGGCCGGCACGGACCTGGCGTCGCACTACGCCGCCTTGCTGTCGGAGGACGAACGGGCGCGCCATGGCGCGTTCCTGTTCGCGGAAGACGCGCAGCGCTATCTGTTCACGCGGGCGCTGGTACGCACGGTGCTGTCGCGCTATGCCGACGTCGCGCCGGGCGATTGGGTGTTCTCGCGCAATGCGCATGGCAAGCCGGCCGTGGCGGGTCCCGATCGGCCGGGCTGCGCGGGCTGTCGTTCAATGTTTCCCATGCGGCTGGGTTGGTGGTCATGGCGGTCGGGCGGGATACGCGCATCGGGGTCGATGTCGAATCGCTGGATCGGCCGATTGGCGCTGCCGTCGTCGGGCGTGTGCTGA
- a CDS encoding ABC transporter permease has protein sequence MHASFSPGRLMAIMLKEFIQLRRDRLTFAMMIGIPLIQLTLFGFAINGDPKGLPTVVVAEEQGTFTRSLLAALTHSGYFKVLRADASAAEASDALARGEAQFALTIPAGFERGLVRGERPALLLEADATDPSATGNAIAAVQQLTNTALAHDLAGPLAPLRPGETPFELRIQRRYNPEGITQYNIVPGLMGVILTMTMIMMTALGVTREVERGTMENLLATPVRPLEVMVGKIAPYILIGYVQVTVILLAARFIFAVPFVGSLVLLLGCVLLFIAANLTVGITISSIARNQTQAMQMTFFFFLPSMLLSGFMFPFRGMPAWAQVIGEALPLTHFLRLIRGVMLKGSGPAELWPNVWPLLLFIAVVMAVGLKRFRRTLD, from the coding sequence ATGCACGCCAGCTTCAGCCCCGGCCGCCTGATGGCCATCATGCTCAAGGAATTCATCCAGCTGCGGCGCGACCGGCTGACCTTCGCCATGATGATCGGCATCCCGCTGATCCAGCTCACGCTGTTCGGCTTCGCCATCAATGGCGATCCGAAAGGGCTGCCGACGGTGGTGGTGGCCGAGGAGCAGGGCACCTTCACCCGCTCGCTGCTGGCGGCGCTGACGCACTCGGGCTACTTCAAGGTGCTGCGCGCCGACGCCAGCGCCGCCGAGGCGTCCGACGCGCTGGCGCGCGGCGAGGCGCAGTTCGCGCTGACCATCCCGGCCGGCTTCGAGCGCGGCCTGGTGCGCGGCGAGCGGCCGGCGCTGCTGCTCGAAGCCGACGCGACCGACCCCTCGGCCACCGGCAACGCCATCGCCGCGGTGCAGCAGCTCACCAACACCGCGCTGGCCCACGACCTGGCCGGCCCGCTGGCGCCGCTGCGGCCCGGCGAGACGCCGTTCGAGCTGCGCATCCAGCGCCGCTACAACCCCGAGGGCATCACCCAGTACAACATCGTGCCGGGCCTGATGGGCGTGATCCTGACCATGACGATGATCATGATGACGGCGCTCGGGGTGACCCGCGAAGTCGAGCGCGGCACCATGGAAAACCTGCTGGCCACGCCGGTGCGGCCGCTCGAGGTGATGGTCGGCAAGATCGCGCCCTACATCCTGATCGGCTACGTGCAGGTGACGGTGATCCTCTTGGCCGCGCGCTTCATCTTCGCCGTGCCCTTCGTCGGCAGCCTGGTGCTGCTGCTGGGCTGCGTGCTGCTGTTCATCGCCGCCAACCTCACGGTCGGCATCACCATCTCCAGCATCGCGCGCAACCAGACCCAGGCGATGCAGATGACCTTCTTCTTCTTCCTGCCCTCGATGCTGCTGTCGGGCTTCATGTTCCCGTTCCGCGGCATGCCGGCCTGGGCGCAGGTGATCGGCGAGGCGCTGCCGCTCACGCATTTCCTGCGGCTGATCCGCGGCGTGATGCTCAAGGGCAGCGGGCCGGCCGAGCTGTGGCCGAATGTGTGGCCGCTGCTGCTGTTCATCGCGGTGGTGATGGCGGTGGGGTTGAAGCGGTTCAGGCGGACGCTGGATTGA